The Corynebacterium marinum DSM 44953 genome contains the following window.
CCATGCCCACTGTGATTGTCGCTTCCGCGATGCCAGTGGCGTGAAGCCCCTTCCACATGACGAGTGATCCGACCGCATAGAACACCAACGTGCCGATGGCCGGAGGGATGCCGAAAATGTTGTTGATGAGCATGCCCGAACCGGCTGCGTAGGCGATGAGTGCACCGACACCGTTGACGATGATCGCCGCAAACACCAACCACCGGCCGAACTGGCCGAGGTATTTCTCAGCGAGACCGGACAACTGCAACGGTTCTTTGGTCCGCATAGACACTTCGGCCACGTAGAGCATTGAGATGGTGGTCAGGGTGCCGGCGATGAGCAGCGCCACAACCAGCGCGAGGAATCCGCCGTTGCGGGCAGCGAACGGGAGACTGAGGATGCCGGCACCGATGTTGGTGCCGTAGATCAGCGCGACGCCCTGCCAGAAGGACAGGCCATGGGTCTGCGCTGGAGCGTCGTTCGGTGCCTGGGACACGGTAGAGGAGGTCATGTCCGGCCTTTCTGTCATAGGGGAGTTAATCAGGGGGTGGCGAGATACTTGATGTCGAGGTATTCCTCGATGCCTTCCACGCCGCCTTCGCGTCCGAAGCCGGACTGGCCGATTCCGCCGAAGGGTGCGGCGGGGTCGGAGATCGCCGCGCGGTTGATGCCGATCATTCCCGCCCGCAGGTTCTGCGCCAGGAACGATGCGCCTTCCACGGATTCGCTGAATCCGTAGGCGGCGAGACCGAACTCGGTGTTGTTGGCGAGACGAACCCCTTCTGCCAGGGTGTCGAAGGGTGTGACGGTGATGACCGGGCCGAAGATCTCCTGGGTGAGGATGTCCTGTCCGGGAGGCACGTCGGTGAGGACGGTCGGCTCGAAGAAGTAGCCTGGTCCGTCGACAGCGTGGCCGCCGGTGACCACCGTCGCCCCGGCCTGGACAGCGGAGTCGACGAGCCGGGCGATGCGGTTGCGCTGGGCGGCGGTGATGATCGGACCCAGGGTGGAGCCTTCCTGGAGCCCGTGGCCGGTCCGGTAGGAGGACATCCGTTCCACGAGGCGGGAGGTGAAGTCCTCCACGACCGAACGGTGCACGAGGATCCGGTTGGCTGCCGTGCAGGCTTCACCGCCGTTGCGCATCTTGGCGAAGATTGCGCCGTCCACGGCCTTGTCCAGGTCAGCGTCTTCGGCGACCACGAAGGGGGCGTTCCCGCCGAGTTCCATGGAGGTGCGCAGAAGACCATCGGCCGACTGCCGGACGAGCTGCCGCCCCACCGGCGTGGAGCCGGTGAAGGTGACCTTCCGCAGCCGTGGGTCGGACATGAGCTCGGTGGACAACTCGGCTGCGCGGGTGGTGGGGATGATGGAGACGAGACCGTCGGGGGCGTCGTAACGACCGAATACCTCGGCGAGCACCTCACCGAACAGCAACATTGTCAGGGGGGTCTCAGCAGCGGGTTTGACCAGGACGGGACATCCTGCGGCCAGCGCCGGGGCGATCTTCCGTGCGGCCATGGCCAGAGGGAAGTTCCAGGGGGTGATGGCCAGGACCGGGCCGACCGGCGTGCGGGTGACGGTCATGCGGCCGAGCCCGGTGGGTGACAGGCCGTGGCGGCCGGGGATTCGGACCGCCTCTTCCGCGAACCAGCGGAAGTACTCTGCTCCGTAGGCCACCTCGCCCCGGGCTTCTGCGAGGGGCTTGCCCATCTCGAGGGTCATGACGGTGGCGAATTGCTCGGCCCGCTCGGACAGCGCGGCGAATACTGCGGTGAGAATCTCGGAGCGGCGACGCGGAGTGACCGCTGCCCACTGTTGCTGCGCGGTGACGGCGGCGTCGAGAGCGGCGTTCCAGTCCGGCGAATCCGCGTCTGCGACCCGGGCGATCACTCGGCCGGTAGCGGGGTCCTCGACCTCGAAGGTGGCGCCGGAGGTCGCCGGACGGTTGCTCAGGCCGAGCCACAATCCGAGGGGCACGTTGAACGGGAGGGATGGTGCGGAACTCACTGGTTCTCCTCGGACTCGGTGGTGATGGCGTCGGCCAGAATGCGCAGTCCCTCGCGGAGCAGATCCTCGCTGATCACCAGCGGGGGGAGTAGACGTATGACATTGCCGTCCATCCCGCAGGTGAGGATAAGGACGCCCGCCGCCTTGCAGGAGGCGGCGACGGCGGCGGTCAGAGTCGGGTCGGGGCGGCCGGCGGCGTCCACGATCTCGAGGGCTACCATGCCCCCGCGCCCCCGGACCTCGGCGACAGTTCCCTGCTCCGCAAGGGGATCGAGGATCTCCCGGATGATGGTCTCGATCTGCCGGGCGCGGCCCGGGAGGTCATGGGTCTCCATCTCGGTAATGGAGGCAAGTGCGGCGGCGCACGCGACGGGGTTGCCGCCGTAGGTCCCTCCCAGACCGCCCGTGACCGGGGCGTCCATGATCTCGGCGCGGCCGGTGACGGCGGAGAGCGGCATTCCACCGGCAATTCCCTTGGCCAGTGTGATCAGGTCAGGGACAACACCTTCGTCGTCGCACGCGAACCAGGAACCTGTCCGGCACATACCCGACTGGATTTCGTCTGCCACGAAGACCACGTC
Protein-coding sequences here:
- a CDS encoding NAD-dependent succinate-semialdehyde dehydrogenase, whose translation is MPLGLWLGLSNRPATSGATFEVEDPATGRVIARVADADSPDWNAALDAAVTAQQQWAAVTPRRRSEILTAVFAALSERAEQFATVMTLEMGKPLAEARGEVAYGAEYFRWFAEEAVRIPGRHGLSPTGLGRMTVTRTPVGPVLAITPWNFPLAMAARKIAPALAAGCPVLVKPAAETPLTMLLFGEVLAEVFGRYDAPDGLVSIIPTTRAAELSTELMSDPRLRKVTFTGSTPVGRQLVRQSADGLLRTSMELGGNAPFVVAEDADLDKAVDGAIFAKMRNGGEACTAANRILVHRSVVEDFTSRLVERMSSYRTGHGLQEGSTLGPIITAAQRNRIARLVDSAVQAGATVVTGGHAVDGPGYFFEPTVLTDVPPGQDILTQEIFGPVITVTPFDTLAEGVRLANNTEFGLAAYGFSESVEGASFLAQNLRAGMIGINRAAISDPAAPFGGIGQSGFGREGGVEGIEEYLDIKYLATP